Proteins co-encoded in one Dryobates pubescens isolate bDryPub1 chromosome 4, bDryPub1.pri, whole genome shotgun sequence genomic window:
- the MED9 gene encoding mediator of RNA polymerase II transcription subunit 9 yields MASAAAAAARSAEEPPPPEPSAEQKPLLLPPPPPQEEFSFLPLVHDIIKCMDKDSQDVHQVLNELKNKFQEMRKLISSMPGIGVSPEQQQQQLQSLREQVRTKNELLQKYKSLCMFEIPKE; encoded by the exons ATGGCttcggccgccgccgccgccgcccgctccgccgaggagccgccgccgcccgaGCCGTCCGCCGAGCAGaagccgctgctgctgccgccgccaccCCCGCAGGAGGAGTTCTCCTTCCTGCCGCTCGTCCACGACATCATCAAATG CATGGACAAGGACAGCCAAGATGTTCACCAGGTGCTGAATGAGCTCAAGAACAAGTTCCAGGAGATGAGGAAGCTGATCAGCTCCATGCCTGGCATCGGAGTGAgcccagaacagcagcagcagcagctgcagagcctgcggGAGCAGGTCCGGACCAAAAACGAACTGCTGCAGAAGTACAAAAGCCTCTGCATGTTTGAAATCCCCAAGGAGTAG
- the RASD1 gene encoding dexamethasone-induced Ras-related protein 1 has translation MKLAAMIKKMCPSEAELSIPAKNCYRMVILGSSKVGKTAIVSRFLTGRFEEQYTPTIEDFHRKFYSIRGEVYQLDILDTSGNHPFPAMRRLSILTGDVFILVFSLDNRDSFEEVQRLKQQILETKSCLKNKTKENIEVPLVICGNKGDRDFYREVQPREIEQLVGGDPKKCAYFEISAKKNSSLDQMFQALFAMAKLPSEMSPDLHRKVSVQYCDILHKKALKGKKLLKEGGRGSSEEAYGIVAPFARRPSVHSDLMYIREKAIGGGHSKEKDRCVIS, from the exons ATGAAACTGGCAGCGATGATCAAGAAGATGTGTCCCAGCGAGGCCGAGCTGAGCATCCCCGCCAAGAACTGCTACCGCATGGTCATCCTGGGCTCCTCCAAGGTGGGCAAGACAGCCATCGTCTCACGCTTCCTCACCGGCCGCTTCGAGGAGCAGTACACACCGACCATCGAGGACTTCCACCGCAAGTTCTACAGCATCCGCGGGGAGGTCTACCAGCTTGACATCCTGGACACATCGGGCAACCACCCCTTCCCTGCTATGCGCCGGCTCTCCATCCTCACAG GAGATGTCTTCATCCTCGTTTTCAGCCTGGACAATCGAGACTCCTTTGAGGAGGTGCAGCGCCTGAAGCAGCAAATCCTGGAGACCAAGTCATGCctgaagaacaaaaccaagGAGAACATAGAGGTGCCTCTGGTCATCTGCGGCAACAAGGGGGACCGGGACTTTTACCGGGAGGTGCAACCCCGGGAGATCGAGCAACTGGTGGGAGGGGACCCCAAAAAGTGTGCCTACTTTGAGATCTCAGCCAAGAAGAACAGCAGCTTAGAccagatgttccaggccctctTCGCCATGGCCAAGCTGCCCAGCGAGATGAGCCCCGACCTGCACCGCAAGGTCTCGGTCCAGTACTGCGACATCCTGCACAAGAAGGCGCTGAAAGGCAAAAAGCTGCTGAAAGAGGGGGGCCGGGGCAGCAGCGAGGAGGCGTACGGCATCGTGGCCCCCTTCGCCCGGCGGCCCAGCGTCCACAGTGACCTCATGTACATCCGGGAGAAAGCCATCGGCGGGGGGCACAGCAAGGAGAAGGACCGCTGCGTGATCAGCTAG